In Leptodesmis sichuanensis A121, the following are encoded in one genomic region:
- a CDS encoding DUF565 domain-containing protein: MQNTRLSTLFDTIADRLGGWLRNPWRRLSVLIISLLFGNFLGTAVSTVSGQQADLDILVAAILVALTELINRFAYGGRPETRRSLPVQLLNGLKLGLTYSLFVEAFKLGS; encoded by the coding sequence ATGCAAAACACCCGCCTGAGTACCCTCTTTGATACCATCGCAGACCGTTTAGGAGGTTGGCTCCGCAATCCCTGGCGACGGCTTTCAGTACTGATTATTAGCCTGCTGTTTGGCAACTTTCTGGGCACTGCGGTTTCCACCGTCTCCGGTCAGCAAGCCGATCTGGATATTCTGGTGGCTGCGATTCTGGTAGCACTGACTGAGTTAATCAACCGCTTTGCTTATGGTGGTCGTCCCGAAACCCGACGATCGCTCCCCGTCCAACTGCTGAACGGCTTAAAATTGGGACTGACTTACAGTCTGTTTGTCGAAGCCTTTAAATTGGGATCATGA
- a CDS encoding aspartyl protease family protein — MAKLITPNLHGHQMGQVIVTLTVTNRIDQVMAERGFIPAAEVRSCTLDNVLVDTGATLLCLPSTVIQQLGLVQGAIANVETTAGVQQGRIFRDVELQIGDRQGTFDCLELTEVPYALLGVTPLEVLGLEPDLQNRCLRVLPMNSEQTYLSVL, encoded by the coding sequence ATGGCTAAACTAATAACGCCGAATCTTCATGGACATCAAATGGGCCAAGTGATTGTTACTTTGACGGTGACAAACCGAATTGATCAGGTGATGGCAGAACGAGGTTTTATTCCGGCTGCAGAAGTACGTTCTTGTACGTTAGATAATGTTCTAGTGGATACGGGAGCCACCTTACTCTGTTTGCCTTCTACCGTGATTCAACAGTTAGGGTTAGTGCAGGGTGCGATCGCTAACGTAGAAACAACTGCTGGAGTTCAGCAAGGACGAATTTTTCGGGATGTTGAATTGCAAATTGGCGATCGACAAGGAACATTTGATTGCTTGGAACTAACCGAAGTTCCTTATGCGCTATTAGGAGTGACTCCACTGGAAGTCCTGGGTTTAGAACCTGATTTGCAGAACCGTTGTTTACGAGTGTTGCCCATGAACTCAGAACAAACCTATTTAAGTGTTCTATGA
- a CDS encoding molybdopterin-dependent oxidoreductase produces the protein MSLPPNSANPLSRRNLLRLAGYSAGGMLLTGASLTLLENLAGRATEPLNQKLEELLFQSQTPVPEFPVSAIEPEKLIVNTYGFTPEIDLTSFRLTVDGEVGNPLALDLVTVQRMPRKSMVIRHVCVEGWAAIVQWAGVPLRDLIQLAQPKPGVRYAYFFSADGYYESWDLASCLHPQTVLAYEKNGAPLPIENGAPLRLASPIKLGYKLSKWVTRVTLVSQLRSRRGYWEDQSYEWFAGL, from the coding sequence ATGTCTCTTCCCCCCAATTCTGCCAATCCCCTTTCTCGGCGTAATCTTCTGCGGCTGGCGGGTTATTCTGCAGGGGGTATGTTGCTGACGGGGGCATCCTTGACGTTACTGGAAAATTTGGCAGGTCGAGCGACGGAGCCATTAAATCAGAAGTTAGAGGAACTGCTGTTTCAGTCGCAAACGCCTGTGCCGGAATTTCCCGTGAGTGCGATCGAGCCGGAAAAGCTGATTGTTAATACTTACGGCTTTACGCCTGAAATTGATCTCACCTCATTTCGATTAACAGTTGATGGTGAAGTTGGCAATCCTTTAGCACTTGATCTGGTAACCGTTCAGCGAATGCCAAGAAAGTCGATGGTGATTCGCCATGTCTGTGTGGAAGGCTGGGCGGCGATCGTTCAATGGGCGGGAGTGCCATTGCGAGATCTGATTCAACTGGCGCAACCGAAACCGGGCGTGCGGTATGCTTACTTCTTTTCTGCAGATGGCTATTATGAAAGCTGGGATTTAGCGTCCTGTTTGCACCCTCAGACAGTGCTGGCCTATGAAAAAAATGGTGCGCCCCTGCCGATCGAGAATGGTGCTCCATTACGGCTGGCCTCTCCCATTAAGCTGGGCTACAAGCTGAGTAAATGGGTGACGCGAGTGACCCTGGTGAGCCAGTTGCGATCGCGCCGGGGCTACTGGGAAGACCAGAGCTATGAATGGTTTGCCGGACTGTAA
- a CDS encoding transglycosylase SLT domain-containing protein yields MPNIGKKRVYQLVGGGLCVVVLGSGIAKALLDRQASNSARLFQVGKELQAGTVQVNDINILKALPPNKRTEKLTAIAQGKETIARSRARYLLANELLQQNQPQKALEQLDKLETSYPVMAPHILLKRAQAYQQAGDAAKATSTRQELVKQHPTDPVTTEALYELGKTDPALWDQAIAQFPSHPRSVEIAQQRLQKNPNQLQLLMVIARHGLYLENYTKILDRIVEQYKDQLRPEDWEAIAFGYWEKQEYGKAGEAYARAPFTARNAYRTARGLQLGEKPGSTQAYLRMIQAFPTDKDTGLALIRVSKLVDRQQAIAYLDQAISQFPDRAGEALLQKSKVLDELNNSQAATLSRQILLSRYGKSDAAAELRWDMAQKAIAAGDVSTAIQWASPIPIENSDSEYAPEAAFWLGKWASQLGKQNDAKKAFETVLSRYPHSYYAWRSASMLGWDVGDFSTVRQLKPAVARPVDRPSLPAGSNTLQELYQLGQDQDAWKVWQTEFQNPMQPTVAEQFTDGLMRQSVGDNLDGIFMVSYLSQRDVPAEQDQYKELKRNIDYWYALYPFPYLEQIENWSQERQLNPLLVTALIRQESRFTPDIKSSAGAVGLMQVMPDTATWIAQNIKLKEYQLDNPEDNIKLGTWYLDYTHEEYANNSMLAVASYNAGPRAVGDWVAKKGVGDPDQFVESIPYSETRGYVKAVFENYWNYLRLYNPQISQKLAQVAKDHPTMQ; encoded by the coding sequence ATGCCGAATATAGGAAAGAAGCGAGTGTACCAACTCGTCGGCGGGGGGTTGTGTGTCGTGGTGCTGGGCAGTGGAATTGCTAAAGCACTGCTGGATCGGCAAGCATCAAATTCAGCCAGACTGTTTCAGGTGGGGAAAGAACTACAGGCCGGAACGGTGCAGGTGAATGACATCAATATCCTGAAGGCTTTACCCCCCAATAAACGGACCGAAAAACTGACGGCGATCGCCCAGGGTAAAGAAACGATCGCACGCAGTCGTGCCCGTTACCTGCTGGCCAATGAACTGCTGCAACAAAACCAGCCGCAAAAAGCCTTAGAGCAACTGGATAAACTGGAAACGTCTTACCCGGTAATGGCTCCGCATATTCTTTTGAAGCGAGCGCAGGCGTATCAGCAGGCTGGGGATGCGGCCAAAGCGACCAGCACCCGACAGGAGCTAGTGAAACAACATCCCACTGATCCGGTAACAACGGAAGCCCTGTATGAACTGGGCAAAACAGATCCAGCCCTGTGGGATCAGGCGATCGCGCAGTTTCCGTCCCATCCCCGCTCGGTGGAGATTGCCCAACAACGCCTGCAGAAAAATCCCAACCAGCTTCAATTGCTGATGGTGATTGCTCGACATGGGCTGTACCTGGAGAACTACACGAAAATCCTCGATCGCATCGTTGAGCAGTATAAGGATCAATTACGGCCCGAAGATTGGGAAGCGATCGCCTTTGGCTACTGGGAAAAGCAGGAATACGGTAAAGCCGGAGAAGCTTACGCCAGAGCACCGTTTACAGCCCGGAATGCTTACCGGACAGCGCGGGGGTTGCAACTGGGAGAAAAACCTGGCTCGACTCAGGCTTATTTGCGGATGATTCAGGCATTCCCAACCGATAAGGACACCGGATTGGCCCTGATCCGCGTCTCGAAACTGGTGGACCGCCAACAAGCGATCGCCTATCTGGATCAGGCCATCAGTCAGTTTCCCGATCGGGCAGGAGAAGCTCTGTTACAAAAATCGAAGGTACTGGATGAACTGAACAACTCCCAGGCAGCCACTCTTTCTCGCCAGATCCTCCTCAGTCGTTATGGTAAATCGGATGCCGCTGCTGAATTGCGCTGGGATATGGCTCAAAAAGCGATCGCTGCAGGAGATGTCTCAACAGCTATTCAGTGGGCCTCTCCGATTCCGATCGAGAATTCAGACAGCGAGTATGCCCCAGAGGCAGCCTTCTGGCTGGGGAAATGGGCCAGCCAACTGGGCAAGCAAAACGACGCGAAAAAAGCCTTTGAAACGGTACTATCCCGATACCCCCATTCCTACTATGCGTGGCGATCGGCTTCTATGCTGGGCTGGGATGTGGGGGACTTCTCGACGGTGCGCCAGTTAAAACCTGCAGTGGCTCGTCCGGTCGATCGTCCCAGCCTCCCCGCTGGCTCTAACACTCTGCAGGAACTGTACCAGTTGGGCCAGGATCAGGATGCCTGGAAAGTGTGGCAGACGGAATTTCAAAATCCCATGCAACCCACCGTTGCCGAGCAATTTACTGATGGATTGATGCGGCAGAGTGTGGGAGACAATCTGGATGGTATTTTCATGGTGTCTTACCTGAGCCAGCGCGATGTGCCTGCCGAGCAAGACCAGTACAAGGAACTGAAGCGGAATATTGATTACTGGTATGCCCTGTATCCCTTCCCCTATCTGGAACAAATCGAAAACTGGTCGCAGGAACGACAATTGAATCCCTTACTGGTAACGGCCCTGATTCGGCAAGAATCTCGCTTTACGCCCGATATCAAGTCCTCTGCAGGGGCAGTTGGGTTGATGCAGGTGATGCCTGATACGGCCACCTGGATCGCCCAGAACATCAAACTGAAGGAGTATCAGTTAGACAACCCGGAAGACAACATCAAGCTGGGTACCTGGTATCTGGACTATACCCATGAGGAGTACGCCAACAACTCGATGCTGGCCGTGGCGAGTTACAACGCGGGGCCGAGGGCGGTCGGCGATTGGGTGGCGAAAAAAGGGGTAGGCGATCCCGATCAATTCGTGGAATCCATTCCCTACAGCGAAACTCGCGGCTATGTGAAAGCCGTGTTTGAAAACTACTGGAATTACCTGCGCCTTTATAATCCCCAAATCTCGCAAAAGCTGGCCCAGGTTGCGAAAGATCATCCAACAATGCAGTAA
- a CDS encoding PAS domain S-box protein, with product MKILIVEDDRPVAQTLQLLFVSYNYVVDLAVDGEAGLEMAEAFEYDLILLDIGLPKLDGISLCQYLRAGGFQNPILLLTGRGETQQKAIALNSGADDYVVKPFDAEELVARVQALLRRGRSTQAELHQKNQELETAYRTIEQERRHLQKARDELERRVVERSAELNHANQSLQQQETQWQALFEYALDAITIADDQGRYVDGNPAACKLFGVSKEELLCSCVANFLDPAVEVTQVWQQFLQQGQMSGEITLHRPDGTTRDAEFNAIANFIPGRHLSILRDISDRKQAEIQLRQREEFLNSIYDAADQAVFVIDVVENHDFRYVAFNHHAERYAGVSQEEIQGKTPEAVFGTVTGATFRQSYERCLQAGTSISYEEYVVLATHTIWTLTTLSPVRNEQGEIYRIVGTSIDITDRKQTELALQQQILREQLIADISHDIRQSLELNKVLSRTVERVRELLNTDRVIIFRLRSEWQGDVIMESVGADWTSILSTTIADPCFRDRYVESYRLGRVGILHDIDREDLDSCYVDLLKQFQVKANLVVPILQGESLWGLLAVQHCSAPRQWQAAEIDLLQQLATQVGIAIQQSELYQQTRLDLSERERMQSVLEESEERFRILSSAAPIGICQTNADGICLYTNVRWQEMSGLSFEDCLGNGWLQAVHPEDRQMIFTAWEAFIQGGSECLPEFRLLTSQGEVRWISARVAAMKSATGEIIGYVSINEDITDRKQAEQKIREQAALLDIASDAIFVRDLDHQIFYWNQGAERLYGWSAAEAIGQQARELLQEPTAQIAEIVQTLLDQGEWRGEIHKMTKAGKEVIVDAHWTLVRDEVGQPRSILAVSTDITERKQTEAQFYQAQRLESLGTLASGIAHDLNNVLTPILAIAQLLRLKPLNLDARSQEMLRILEDSAKRGANMIKQILTFTRGTDEKRVPLQVAPLLLEVIQVVQQTFPKTITVRDNIPNPFCGLVSADPTHLYQVLMNLCVNARDAMPNGGTLTLSVENCFVDAVFAQMNLHAQVGNYVLITIADTGTGVPAELRDRIFEPFFTTKEPGKGTGLGLSTVLGIVKDYGGFVQVSSEVGQGSQFKVYLPAIEGATEEPIQSEELLDGHGELVLIVDDDIAVQRANQSLLEHHQYTTLVASDGIEATALYAKYQDEIKVVLIDVMMPNMDGVTTVRILQKINPQVKIIAISGLSTNREPILAAGANAFLLKPYTLEDLLQSLLVLIGDD from the coding sequence ATGAAAATTCTGATTGTAGAAGACGATCGCCCCGTCGCCCAGACCCTACAACTCTTGTTTGTCAGCTATAACTACGTAGTGGATCTGGCCGTAGATGGCGAAGCTGGGTTGGAGATGGCAGAAGCCTTTGAATATGACCTGATTTTGCTGGATATTGGGCTGCCCAAGCTGGATGGAATTAGTTTGTGTCAATATTTGCGGGCTGGAGGATTTCAGAATCCTATTTTGTTATTAACCGGACGGGGAGAGACACAGCAAAAAGCGATCGCGCTGAATTCCGGGGCTGATGACTATGTGGTGAAACCCTTTGATGCTGAGGAGTTAGTAGCGCGAGTGCAGGCGTTATTGCGACGAGGGCGATCGACCCAGGCTGAACTACACCAGAAGAATCAGGAGTTAGAGACTGCCTACCGGACGATTGAGCAGGAACGACGGCACTTGCAAAAGGCACGGGATGAACTGGAACGACGGGTGGTCGAACGATCAGCAGAACTGAACCACGCCAATCAATCCTTGCAGCAGCAGGAAACCCAATGGCAAGCCCTCTTTGAGTATGCACTGGATGCAATCACCATTGCCGATGATCAGGGGCGGTATGTAGACGGGAATCCTGCGGCCTGCAAATTGTTTGGGGTATCGAAGGAAGAACTGCTCTGTTCCTGTGTTGCTAATTTTCTTGATCCGGCAGTAGAGGTTACTCAGGTCTGGCAACAGTTTTTGCAGCAGGGGCAGATGTCGGGGGAAATCACGTTGCATCGTCCTGATGGCACCACACGAGATGCTGAATTCAATGCGATCGCCAACTTTATCCCCGGTCGTCATCTCTCCATTCTGAGAGACATTAGCGATCGCAAACAGGCAGAAATCCAACTGCGCCAGCGAGAAGAATTTCTTAATAGTATCTATGACGCTGCAGATCAAGCCGTGTTTGTCATTGATGTCGTTGAAAATCATGACTTTCGCTACGTTGCCTTTAATCATCATGCTGAACGGTACGCTGGAGTCAGCCAGGAAGAGATTCAGGGTAAGACCCCAGAAGCAGTGTTCGGAACCGTTACTGGAGCAACTTTCCGGCAGAGCTATGAGCGTTGTTTACAGGCAGGCACCAGTATCTCCTATGAAGAGTATGTTGTGTTGGCAACTCATACAATCTGGACATTAACAACCCTCTCTCCAGTACGTAATGAACAAGGAGAAATCTATCGTATTGTCGGTACTTCCATTGATATTACCGATCGCAAGCAAACCGAGTTAGCACTGCAGCAGCAAATTTTACGGGAACAACTGATTGCAGATATTTCCCATGACATACGCCAGTCTCTGGAACTGAACAAAGTGCTGTCTCGTACCGTGGAACGGGTTAGAGAATTACTCAACACCGATCGAGTGATTATTTTTCGATTGCGCTCGGAATGGCAGGGGGATGTGATTATGGAATCCGTTGGGGCCGATTGGACATCCATTCTGTCTACTACCATTGCTGATCCCTGCTTTCGCGATCGCTATGTTGAATCCTACCGTTTAGGGCGAGTGGGAATCTTACACGATATCGATCGAGAAGATCTGGATTCGTGCTATGTAGATCTGCTCAAACAGTTTCAGGTCAAAGCCAATCTGGTCGTGCCCATTCTGCAAGGAGAGAGTCTCTGGGGCTTGCTGGCGGTTCAGCATTGCTCAGCACCCCGGCAATGGCAAGCTGCTGAAATTGATCTGCTTCAACAATTAGCTACCCAGGTTGGCATTGCCATTCAACAGTCCGAACTTTACCAGCAAACACGCCTTGATCTATCAGAACGGGAACGAATGCAGTCAGTTTTGGAGGAAAGCGAAGAACGATTCCGCATCCTCAGTTCAGCCGCTCCCATTGGGATCTGTCAAACCAATGCGGATGGAATTTGTCTCTATACCAATGTTCGCTGGCAGGAAATGTCGGGACTCAGTTTTGAAGACTGCTTAGGGAATGGCTGGCTTCAAGCAGTTCACCCGGAGGATCGGCAGATGATCTTCACTGCATGGGAAGCCTTCATTCAGGGAGGGAGCGAGTGTCTGCCAGAATTTCGACTGCTGACTTCCCAAGGAGAAGTACGCTGGATTTCAGCCCGAGTGGCGGCCATGAAGTCTGCTACAGGTGAGATTATTGGCTATGTCAGCATTAACGAAGATATCACCGATCGCAAACAGGCAGAACAAAAAATTCGGGAACAAGCGGCCCTGTTGGATATTGCCTCGGATGCAATTTTTGTGCGCGATTTAGATCACCAGATTTTCTATTGGAACCAGGGGGCCGAGCGGTTGTATGGCTGGAGTGCCGCCGAGGCGATCGGTCAGCAGGCGAGGGAACTCTTACAAGAGCCAACTGCTCAGATAGCGGAAATTGTGCAAACATTGCTCGATCAGGGGGAGTGGCGGGGTGAAATCCATAAAATGACAAAGGCTGGCAAAGAAGTCATCGTTGATGCTCATTGGACACTGGTGCGAGATGAGGTGGGCCAACCCCGATCCATCCTTGCCGTCAGCACCGACATCACCGAGAGGAAACAGACCGAAGCTCAATTTTATCAAGCTCAACGCCTGGAGAGTTTAGGAACTCTGGCCAGTGGCATTGCCCATGACCTCAACAATGTGTTGACACCGATTCTGGCGATCGCTCAGTTGTTACGCCTGAAGCCATTAAATCTGGATGCGCGATCGCAGGAGATGCTCAGGATTTTAGAGGATAGTGCCAAACGGGGCGCGAACATGATTAAGCAAATCCTCACCTTTACACGCGGTACAGATGAAAAGCGAGTACCCTTGCAAGTTGCGCCTCTATTATTGGAAGTGATTCAAGTTGTTCAGCAAACCTTTCCCAAGACGATCACGGTGCGTGACAATATTCCAAACCCGTTTTGCGGATTAGTTTCTGCAGATCCAACTCATCTTTATCAGGTGTTGATGAATCTCTGCGTCAATGCCCGTGATGCCATGCCCAACGGCGGTACGCTGACGCTGTCTGTGGAAAATTGCTTTGTGGATGCCGTCTTTGCTCAAATGAATCTACATGCTCAGGTTGGCAACTATGTCTTAATCACTATTGCTGATACCGGAACTGGGGTTCCGGCGGAATTGCGCGATCGTATCTTTGAGCCGTTCTTCACGACCAAAGAACCTGGTAAAGGAACCGGTTTAGGGCTGTCAACCGTTCTGGGCATTGTCAAAGATTATGGAGGGTTTGTACAGGTTTCCAGTGAAGTTGGGCAGGGTAGTCAGTTTAAGGTGTATTTACCTGCCATTGAGGGCGCAACAGAGGAACCAATACAGTCAGAAGAATTGCTGGATGGGCATGGAGAACTGGTGTTGATTGTAGATGATGACATTGCTGTGCAACGAGCTAATCAATCCCTGCTAGAACATCATCAATACACAACGTTAGTTGCCAGTGATGGAATTGAGGCGACGGCCCTGTACGCAAAATATCAAGATGAAATTAAAGTTGTCTTGATTGATGTGATGATGCCGAATATGGATGGAGTTACAACGGTTCGTATTTTGCAAAAGATCAATCCCCAGGTGAAAATCATTGCGATCAGCGGCTTGTCTACTAACCGAGAACCAATTTTGGCTGCCGGAGCTAATGCTTTTTTACTTAAACCCTACACCCTGGAAGATCTCTTACAGAGCTTACTGGTTCTCATTGGGGATGATTAG
- a CDS encoding aminopeptidase P family protein → MQLLQSQTPSTDVSAKLAALRSLLVAQNVDAYLIPSADEHLNEYLPEAKQRRKWISGFTGSAGDFLVGQEQSWLFADSRYYEQAELETDASLIQVSKVGLDDHKTLEETLEALGREAVAAGKTLRLGYDPFTLSIHQFRELQKRLEPCGVVLVAIADNLVDQVREQQPWADAEPAADYASSKLFYLSETFTGESVEEKLERLREKLKNSGTDILPITKLDQIAWLFNLRGWDVPYNPVFIAYAIVTAKKAFLFTNLNRIAINIHQALEPYVTLLPYAQYAGTLKSLLTPSSWVLIDPKRTTMGTYQLLKSSAGRLLCKISETANPIEGMKARKNATEIEQMQQANLQASRAKTRTIYWIMQQLAAGQSLTEAEVAATVERNYAEEADFQGLSFNTIAGSGANSSIVHYGTPNPEKVLQPGEFLLLDSGAQYASGTTDDTRTIVIGDPTPEQIERYTEVLKAHINCAMQKFPKGTTGAQLDGITRSTLWYAGLDYGHGTGHGVGAFLNVHEGPNGISKRVSEPLEPGMVTSIEPGYYKPGWGGIRIENLYVVKELPKADNSSDNEDALTWYGFESLTYIPFDQRLIDCDRLDARQRQWLEAYYQTVLDKLTPLLNAAEAAWLHQICSL, encoded by the coding sequence ATGCAACTCCTACAATCCCAAACCCCATCCACCGACGTATCTGCTAAACTGGCGGCTCTACGATCGCTCCTCGTTGCCCAAAACGTCGATGCCTACCTGATTCCTTCAGCGGATGAGCATTTGAATGAATATTTGCCAGAAGCGAAACAACGTCGCAAGTGGATCAGCGGCTTTACCGGATCCGCAGGAGACTTTCTGGTGGGGCAGGAGCAATCCTGGTTGTTTGCCGATTCCCGGTATTACGAACAGGCAGAACTGGAAACGGATGCATCCCTGATTCAAGTCTCAAAGGTTGGTTTGGACGATCATAAAACTCTGGAAGAGACGTTAGAAGCACTGGGACGAGAGGCCGTTGCAGCCGGAAAAACCTTGCGATTGGGGTATGATCCCTTCACCCTGTCGATTCACCAATTTCGCGAGTTGCAAAAGCGGCTAGAGCCGTGTGGAGTGGTGCTGGTTGCCATTGCCGACAACCTGGTTGATCAGGTGCGGGAACAACAGCCCTGGGCCGATGCTGAACCAGCAGCGGACTATGCCAGTTCTAAGCTGTTTTATTTGTCGGAAACTTTCACAGGAGAATCGGTTGAAGAGAAACTGGAGCGTTTGCGGGAAAAGTTAAAGAATTCTGGTACGGACATTCTGCCGATTACCAAACTGGATCAAATTGCCTGGTTATTCAATCTGCGGGGTTGGGATGTTCCCTATAATCCGGTATTCATTGCATACGCGATCGTCACTGCCAAAAAAGCATTTCTGTTCACCAATCTGAACCGAATCGCTATCAACATCCATCAGGCATTGGAGCCTTATGTCACCCTGTTGCCCTATGCCCAATATGCAGGCACCCTCAAATCCTTGCTAACGCCTTCCAGTTGGGTACTGATTGACCCCAAACGCACCACAATGGGCACGTACCAGTTGCTCAAAAGCAGTGCGGGCAGGCTGCTGTGCAAGATTTCGGAGACGGCAAACCCGATCGAGGGCATGAAGGCTCGCAAGAATGCCACCGAAATTGAGCAGATGCAGCAGGCCAATTTGCAAGCCAGCCGTGCCAAGACTCGTACCATTTATTGGATCATGCAGCAACTGGCCGCCGGTCAGTCTCTTACGGAGGCAGAGGTCGCTGCCACAGTAGAACGCAATTACGCGGAAGAAGCTGACTTTCAGGGGTTGAGCTTTAACACGATCGCCGGATCGGGCGCGAATAGCTCGATCGTGCATTACGGCACCCCCAATCCAGAGAAAGTATTGCAACCGGGGGAATTTTTGCTGCTGGATTCCGGTGCCCAGTATGCTTCGGGCACGACGGATGACACGCGCACGATCGTCATTGGCGATCCCACTCCGGAACAAATTGAACGTTACACAGAAGTGTTGAAAGCCCACATCAACTGCGCCATGCAAAAGTTCCCGAAAGGCACCACAGGCGCACAACTAGATGGCATCACGCGATCGACCCTCTGGTACGCTGGATTAGACTACGGTCATGGTACGGGACATGGGGTAGGAGCCTTTTTGAATGTTCATGAAGGGCCAAACGGTATTAGTAAGCGAGTCAGCGAACCATTAGAACCGGGTATGGTCACCAGTATTGAACCGGGCTATTACAAACCGGGCTGGGGTGGCATCCGGATTGAAAATCTGTATGTCGTCAAAGAACTCCCCAAAGCTGACAATTCATCAGACAATGAAGATGCACTCACCTGGTACGGCTTCGAGTCTCTCACCTACATTCCTTTTGATCAACGATTGATTGATTGCGATCGTCTCGATGCCCGTCAGCGTCAATGGTTAGAGGCTTACTATCAAACCGTTCTCGACAAACTCACCCCCTTACTGAACGCTGCTGAAGCTGCATGGCTACATCAGATCTGTAGCCTTTAA
- a CDS encoding leucyl aminopeptidase, producing MELRVTNTPRLEWTGDALAVGLFEDQVELTDDLAALDEKLSGTLKELITETEFKGKEGSSAATRVGGGSGIRKIILVGLGKPDGLKLETLRRAGAASAKAAKKEKCKTLGISLPLWNGDAAATAQAIAEGVELALYQDTRFKSDPEEKQGPKVEQVELLGLGGQEAAITRARQICSGVILARELVAAPANIVTPVTLAETASAIAQEYGLELEILEREDCEKLGMGAYLGVAQASDLPPKFIHLTYKPEGTPRRKLAIIGKGLTFDSGGLNIKVSGSGIEMMKTDMGGAGATLGAAKAIAQLKPDVEVHFISAATENMISGHAMHPGDILTASNGKTIEINNTDAEGRLTLADALVFAEKLGVDAIVDLATLTGACVIALGDNIAGLWSPSDEIADQLLKASELAGEKLWRMPMEETYFEGMKSVVADMKNTGPRPGGAITAALFLKQFVKETPWAHLDIAGPVWVDKENGYNNPGATGFGVRTLVSWVLS from the coding sequence ATGGAGTTGCGCGTTACCAATACCCCCCGCCTGGAATGGACTGGCGATGCTCTGGCTGTGGGGTTGTTTGAAGATCAGGTAGAACTCACGGATGATTTGGCTGCCCTGGATGAAAAGCTATCGGGAACCCTCAAGGAGCTAATTACTGAAACAGAATTTAAAGGAAAAGAGGGCAGCAGTGCTGCAACCCGTGTGGGTGGAGGAAGTGGCATTCGCAAAATTATTCTGGTGGGCCTGGGAAAACCTGATGGCTTGAAGTTGGAAACGTTGCGCCGTGCTGGGGCTGCCAGTGCTAAAGCGGCGAAAAAAGAAAAATGTAAGACATTGGGGATCAGTCTGCCGCTGTGGAATGGTGATGCGGCGGCGACGGCTCAGGCGATCGCGGAAGGGGTAGAACTGGCCCTGTATCAGGACACTCGCTTCAAATCTGATCCAGAAGAGAAGCAAGGCCCGAAAGTGGAACAGGTGGAGTTGTTGGGATTAGGCGGACAGGAAGCCGCGATTACCCGCGCTCGGCAAATCTGCTCTGGTGTGATTCTGGCCAGAGAATTGGTTGCCGCCCCTGCCAATATTGTTACTCCGGTTACTCTCGCTGAGACGGCCAGCGCGATCGCTCAAGAGTACGGCCTGGAACTGGAAATTCTGGAACGGGAAGACTGCGAGAAGTTAGGCATGGGCGCTTATTTGGGCGTAGCGCAAGCGTCGGATTTGCCACCCAAATTCATTCACCTGACCTACAAGCCAGAAGGCACCCCGCGCCGCAAACTAGCCATTATTGGTAAGGGCCTGACGTTTGATTCCGGTGGGTTGAACATCAAAGTCTCTGGCAGCGGCATTGAGATGATGAAGACGGATATGGGGGGAGCCGGAGCGACATTGGGAGCCGCCAAAGCGATCGCGCAACTGAAGCCGGATGTGGAAGTGCATTTTATTAGCGCCGCTACGGAAAACATGATCAGTGGTCATGCCATGCACCCCGGCGATATTCTCACCGCTTCCAATGGCAAGACGATCGAAATCAACAACACGGATGCGGAAGGTCGGCTGACTCTGGCAGATGCCCTGGTCTTTGCCGAGAAGTTGGGAGTGGATGCGATCGTCGATCTGGCCACTCTCACCGGAGCCTGTGTGATTGCCCTGGGAGATAACATTGCCGGATTGTGGAGTCCCAGTGATGAAATTGCCGATCAACTCCTGAAAGCGTCCGAATTGGCTGGTGAAAAACTGTGGCGGATGCCAATGGAAGAGACTTACTTCGAAGGCATGAAGTCTGTGGTGGCCGATATGAAAAACACTGGCCCTCGTCCCGGTGGTGCCATTACTGCGGCTCTATTCCTGAAACAATTTGTTAAGGAAACTCCCTGGGCACACCTGGATATTGCTGGCCCCGTTTGGGTGGATAAGGAGAACGGTTACAACAATCCCGGTGCCACTGGCTTTGGGGTGCGCACACTGGTGAGTTGGGTGCTGAGCTAG